The genomic segment TATCTCTATATTACTCGGACCGATTTTCCAGTTTGCAGTTTCAGAGAGTTTGGTTTGAGAATATATTTCCATTAAATCGGTACCTTGCTCTAAAGCTATAAAGTCCCAACAGCCTATCCAATGATCTGTTGATGATGGAGAAACCACACCCAATTGGGTTGTATTCAGAAAAGTATCGTTAGCCCAGTACGCATCGTAACCAGCTGGGATGCCAAGAGATATATTTCCTGGATCGCCTCCAGCACCATCGTAGTGATATAAAGTAAAATTGTAGAGTCGAAGCATAGTACCGTTATAATAAATTTCTGTAGCCAACGCATCCAAGGAACTGGATTGTTGGAACCACTTTATACAAGCCCTAAAATGCTCTCCAGGAGAGAGGGTAGTTTGTAAAGGAGTAGTTTGTACAGCTTCGAGGTCATTCTGCCTGATTGAGGTTGATTTATCAGCGGTTATATTAATTAGTTCTGAAAGGGCAAATCCCGCAGTGGGGCCAGTCCAAGATAAATTTACCTGATATTGCTCTGAGTGACCTACTAAACATACAGCTTGATCTTTATCAAGACTCCAGAAAAAGATGTGATTTCCGATAGGTAGACTTGAGTAGTTCTGTGGATTATCATTATCTATGATGAAATCAGTAACATCGGGATTTTCTTTATCAGGGTGGTCTGCTATTGGGTCATGATCTGTATTATTTAGATATACTGAGACTCCAGTAATTGCGGCATCTAAACTGCAATTCACTACAAGTTGGAAGTCACCTGGATCAGCATTTCCAACGATCGTTCCATCTGGAAAACCATCCGAGTCGCCTGGATGAGTTTGTTCACCTTCTGCTATTCCAGGGGTTGTGATGTGTGTAATGACACAAGTTGGTTGAGCCATAACAGGTTGGATCGCACCAGCAGTAATAATTCCAATAAGAAGAAATATCATAAATGACGTTAGAAGTTTGGATTTCTTTATTTCCCCAGCACCCTTTCTAGAGGAGTGCCTACTAATATTCTTCAATTTGTTACGCCTTTTTTAAATATAGTTTTATAGCGTGCTAGTTTGAACAAGCATATGGTAACTAAGTTCATCTTAAGAGATATTTAAATCATAACAGTGTTAATGTTACCCGACACTAACATTTTCTTTTCTGCTATAAATGAATTTTTTCAAATTTCGATGTCAAACATTTTCATGATTGTTCATGTAATAGTTTCAATTTCATTATCGAAAGAGCACGCGTTTTGAACCATCAATGTGATTATTAGAATTCGAGTACCGAGAATAGATGTTATAAATCGGTTTGAACATTTTGAAATCTATAATTGGACTAATCTACTTCTAAAAACCAAATAGAATAAAGTTACAACTGTACACCAAACTAGCGTTAATACGACTGCTATATCGTTATATCCGATAACAAGACTCGTAATGAAGTAAAGCAAAGCCAAAGTGATAATGAATGCGAGTGACATATCGAAAGCCCTTATGATTGGTGGATTGAGCATTCTATTTTCAACTTTTCTATTTCATATTTTACTAGTGATCTGTAGAAATGTACATAATATGTACATAATTCAATGTTAGATGTATGAATTTCAAACTCTTATATAATTTTATCCGTTATGTACAACTAATGTACAAATAAGCAAAAAAAGTGCTTGAAATAAAATAATTTAGGTGATTTTTAGACTGCTAGACCTTCATACCCACTTGAGCAAACGCCATGGAGACCTTCTGGATCTTTATGCAAAAAAAGATGAATACGGTGATCGAAGGCATGTATTGGAGAAAGCGATAGAACTTCTTGATGCTATGGAAGGTGTTGATGTATCTGAGGTTTTAGAAATCTGTAAGCGAAAAAAGGCAGAAGAAGCTTTACGCGAGAGGGCAAAGGAACTTAACTGCTTATACGGTATCTCAGAATTGATAGAAAAATATGGTAAGGACCTGCAAAGAACTCTAGATGAACTTGTTTATTTTATTCCAGAGGCTTGGCAATATCCTGATATTACTTGTGTGAGAATAGTATGTGATAAATATAAATCTCAAACAAAGAATTTCAAGGAGACCAAGTGGGGACAAATTTCGGAAATTAAAATAGATAATAAAAAAATCGGTCAAGTGGAGGTCTTTTATCTAGTCGAAAAACCTTCGCGTGATGAGGGACCATTTCTCAAAGAGGAGAGGGCCCTATTAAGAATAATTGCAGAAAGGATAAGTCGGTTAATTGAGCAAGAAAGAATGAGGGAAGAAATTAAAAAGTTGGAAGAGGAGCTAAAGAAAATTTCTGGTTAATTTACTCGACAAATACATCATGACATTATATATCGATTTTTGAAAGAATCATTAAATAAACATCCAGCATTTAAAATTGGTAATTTAGCCTATACACTATAAAGAGAATGAAAGAAATATGCAAAGTCCGTTAGCATCTATCGTTTCTGTTGGTCTATCAAAATTTGGAAAGCTTGAAGGTTTTTCTCTAAGAGAAATTTTTGCTATGGCAGCTAAAGAAGCTTTTGATAACTGCCCTAATTTGAATGTTAAAAAGGATATTAAAGCCCTATTCATAGGGCATATGATTGAAGGTTCAGAACATCAAGGGCAGACTGGTCCTTTGGCTTGCGATTGGATAGGTCTTCCTGAAATTCCATCTTTCAGATTTGAAAGTGCTTGTGCGTCATCAGGTTCAGCTTTGAGAAATGGTATTTTCGCAATTATGTCAGGTTTATTTGATATAGTAATTGTAGGTGGAGTGGAGCGACTTACCCATTTAGCTGTATCCGAAGCCACAGAATATCTTGCTTCCTCTGCTGATTATGCATTTGAACAATGGCACGGCTTTACCTTTCCAGCGCTTTTTGCTTCAATAGCTAGAGCTCATATGCATAAGTACGGAACAAAAGAAGAGCATCTAGCCATGGTTGCAGTTAAGAACCATTCTCACGGAGCGAAAAATCCTAAAGCCCATATTCAGAAAGAAGTTAGCATAGATAAAGTGATGGAATCCAGAGTAGTTGCTTCTCCTTTAAAATTGTATGACTGTTCCTTAATATCTGATGGTGCAAGTTGCTTGGTGCTTACAAATCCAAAGATAGCTAGAAAATTCACCGATTCTCCAGTGAATATTATAGGCAGTGGGCAGGCTGGAGATACAATAGGCATCTATGAAAGGGAGGATTTAACCACTTTGGATGCAAGTGCTAGGGCAGCTGCTCAGGCTTATAAAATGGCTGGAGTGAAACCAGAAGAGATAAACTTGGCTGAAGTGCATGATTGCTTTACGATAGCTGAGATCTTGGCATATGAAGCTTTAGGATTCTGTAAACGTGGAGATGGAAAAAATCTCATAGAGGAAAAGGATACTTGTATAGATGGATGCATTCCTGTAAATACAAGTGGGGGTCTTAAATCGAAAGGCCACCCAGTTGGCGCTACTGGTACTGCTCAAGCTTGTGAAATCTTTCTGCAACTAACAAATCAAGCGGATAAAAGACAAGTTTCAAAAGCTGAATTAGGATTGTCACATAATATGGGTGGGACCGGAAGTACTGCAATAGTTCACATATATAAAAGAGGATAAAAGAGGCTTTGATGATGGCTAAAAATCAAGTTAATAAAGATCCTTCTACAGTTGGCGGCGATTTAGAAGAATTTGTCAGAGATGAAAATGGTAATATCTATCCTACGATAGAGAACTTTTACAGATTCTGTTCAGAGAGAAAACTTATGGGAATCAAGTGTAAGGAATGCGGAATCATTATAGTTCCACCCAGAATGAACTGTTCAAAATGTGACTCCTCCCATTTTGACTGGGTCAATCTTGAAGGAAAAGGAAAGTTGCTAACATACTCGGTTGTTCACATAGCCCCAACCGATTTTCAAGCAATAGCCCCTTACATCGTAGGAATTGTAGAGCTTGAAGAGGGTCAGAAGTTGCCTGGGATTGTCAAGTTAAAGGAAATTGAAGATATTAAAATTGGGATGGATCTTGTAGTTGATTTTGAAAAAGCATCTACCGAATCCTGGGTAGGCAATACAAGATACTATTTCAAACAGCCTTAATTACAATAAATATTATAAATTCATCGCTGATCGTGGTTGATAAAAATATCAAAAATCGCTTTAACTTTAGATCCATTTACTTTTTACTCTGCAGAATGAATTTCTAAATTGTACAATTAGTGAAAAACATTGATTTCATAGCTATTTTTAAGTATATAGAAAGTCTTTTGAACTGAAATACATAGAATTTATAAAGTATAATTCTCTTTTGACACTTTTAGGACTCTGGAGATGTCATTTTGAAACCAAATAGAATTAAAACAGGCATTTCAGGCTTAGATAAGATGCTTGGTGGTGGCATTCCTGAAGGTAGGGTTGTTTTACTGGTTGGAGGGCCTGGTACCGGTAAGACTATCTTCTCTTCGCAATTTCTAGTTAATGGAATCGATATGTATGGAGATAACGGAGTTTTTGTAAGTCTAGATGAGGGTAAAAGCCCTTATTTAAGGGAAATGAGCGTATTTGGATGGGATTTAGAAAAACTAGAGCAAGATAAAAGATGGTCTTTTGTAAATGCTTCACCTATAAAACACACGATCTCTAAAAATGAGATTAGTAATATCTCCATAGGCAGCAAAGATTTCTCTCTATTAAATCTGATCAGTGAAATAAAAGATAAAGTAGATGAAATTAAGGCTAAGAGAGTCGTAGTTGATCCGATTACATCTTTGGTCTTCCAATATCCAGACGTCATCAGCCGAAGAGCGGCTATATTGAATATAGTAGAGGGATTAACTGAGATTGGAGTTACCAGCATGGTAACAACTGAGTTAAAGACGAGCGGTTTTGAAAGAAATATCCAACTTGAAGAATACTTAGCTCATGGTGTTATTGTTTTACAGACTCTTCAAGTAGGGAAGACCTCTATAAGAGCGATTCAAATTGAAAAGATGAGGGAAACCTCCACAGATCCGCAGATTAGACCTTACAGAATAACAGAAAAAGGAATTGAAATATATCCAAAAGAGAGCGTTTTCTAATTTTTAGAAATCAGGTTTATGAATGCCAGATTAAGTGTAATTCCAAGGTTCCTAAACACCAACAAATACTTCGCTTACAGAAAAATTCAAATAAATGCTCACAACGGATTAGGCAGAAACATTTTATATTATTTTGTGTATCTTACATGAAACAAATTTAAGTTAGGGATATTCGCTACATAAAATAAGTTCATGTGGAGTTTAACAAATGATAACCCCTGTAAAAAAATTATCCGTTATCACACTTACAGATAATGAACAGCTCATATTAGAAGAAATAGGCAAGTTGGGAGTAGTTCAATTAAGAAAGTTAGATGAAGCTGAATTCATAGGTTTCAATAATATAGTTATTGAAGAGGTAAGGGAATATGAGGGTCTCTCTGAGAGATTTAAGACTCTCTATAATAAATTTGAAGCTGATAAGACTGAAAAACAAATTAAGCAAGGGAGTTTAACTAAAGAGAGAGTTCCTGCCAAAGACTTGGAAGAAAAAATAAAGAGTTATGAGCAAAAAGTAGTTGATATTGAAAATCAACTGAAGGAATCGCAAGACTGGTTAGAAGAAATTAAAGAAGCTAAACCAATCTTAAAGATATTGAAAGAGCAGAAGGTCAATCCAGAGGATTTAGGCGAATTCAAACACATTTTTGCCAGGGCTGGAGCAGTAAGTAAGGGAGTAATACCAAAGTTAGAGCGTATAGTTAGCGGACGTGAAGATGTAACATATAGATCGTCCAATATTTCTGATAAAGAAACATTTCTCTATATTAGTGCGCTTGTTGAAATTAAATTCTGGGTGGACAAAGCATTATCTTCTATCGGTTTTAAGGAATTTAATCTTCCAGAGAATGTACCAGCCAAAGTAAATGATGCGATAAAGTGGATTGATGACGAAAATAAGAAGACTGAGAAAAGAATTCAAGAACTGAAAAAAAAATGGGCTGATCTTGAATCAGGCTTTCTCAAGGATGCGGCTAATCTCAAAGATTCAATATATTTTTCATTATCTATATCTAGCGCAGGCTCAAACCTACTTCGCAGTAAAATGATGAGTGCATTCCAAGGTTGGGTTCCACAGGATAGAATATCTGATCTAGATGGATTCTTCAATACTCTTAGGAAGAAAACTAATGAGCAGTTAATGCTTTGGTATGATGACCCAGCTCCTGATGAAGCCGTTCCTACAATAATGAAAAATCCAAGATTGTTCCGAGCGTACGAAGTTCTTACCAGACAATATGGTCAGCCAGATGCCAGAGAATTAGATCCTACTCCCTTATCAACAGTTCTTTGGGTAGTAATGTTTGGAATGATGTTTCCAGATTTCGGCCAAGGAGCAGTAATTCTGGGTATGGGAATATTATTTGCATATGTATTGAAGAGAGAAATGATGAGTATGAATTTCATAAAGATAGGTAAATTATTTATGGGGCTGGGGATTTCTGCCATATTATTTGGTCTTTTAACTGGCTCATTCTTCTTAATCGAAGTTACACCTTTATGGCCAGGATTACAAAATCCTTGGATTAAAGACCCAACAAATATAATCTGGATAATAAAAATAGCTGTATTCTTTGGCATAGCTCAAATAATAACTGGATTATCAATTAGCATCTATAACCATCTTAAGACGGGTGACTACTTGGAGGCATTATTGGGCCATCATGGAGTGGCTGGTCTTGTTACATTCATCGGCATAGTACTGCTAGCCTTCTATTTCCTTGGCATAAACCTATATCCAGGTATAGGATTCCCAAGACTCGAAATGGGCGCACTTACGAATTGGACTATCATCATTCCTATAATTGGAATTCTAGCTATAATACTCAATCCAATAATCGCAAAAGAAGATATCACTATGGGAATGGGTATGCTCTTAGAGACGTTAATTTCCTTCTTTGGAAATATTCTCTCCTATGCAAGAATCGCAGGCTTTGCAATAGCACATGCAGCATTAGCACTAGTTGCCCACGAATTACTTCTTGTAAATCCAATGTTGGGTATAGGATTGGGGCTAATATTCTTGAACATCTTTGCACTAACTCTTGAATTATTAGTATCTATGATCCAGGCTCTTAGATTGCTTTATTATGAATTTTCAACAAAATTCTACCAAGGCACTGGAACAGCTTACGCACCATATAAAATTTAGAGGCGATCTGATAACAAAGTTTAAAAAGGAGATTTAGTTAAGGATAGAGGTCTTGAAGTCAAAATGAGCACAATAAGGTTATTAGTTCTAATTACTGTTTTGTCCTTGATGATGGGGACGTTTATCGCTTCCACATATGCGGCTGAAGAAGAAGGCGAGGGAACAGCTCAACAGGATCAATTTATGGCAATGGCTATAGCTGTTGGTCTTTCATCTATTGGAGCCGGATATGCAGTCGCAGGTACTGGTGCTGCCGCTACTGCAAGTATAACAGAGAAACCAGAGCTCTTTGGTCGTACGATCGTCTATGTCGGAATGGCCGAAGGAATAGCGATTTACGGTCTACTTATAGCTTTCCTAATATGGATTAGTGCATAATCTAAATGGTCAAAGACTGATGCCGAAAGAAGAGGACGTAAATAGATCAAAAAATACCAAATTTTTAATTTTATACTTTGCCATTCTTATAACAGTTCAAGCTTCAGGTATATTGCTTTTTTTGAAGTATCCTTCAGTTCTTTTAGGTGTAATAATAGGTTTGAGTTTTGGATTTTTCTTACCTATAGGACTTGCATTTCTATTATTAAGGATCCTAAATCCCAGAAAACGTTAGAATCAATCAGTTATTATTTTTTATAGATTAGATAATCATCTGGCTTCACATTATGTTGCACAGCCAAGGTGATAAATGTCAGATCCCTGAACTCAAACTCACATAAGTATAGATAGCACAGAACATATGTGAAATTCATGCTTTCAAGAATTTTTTGTTTGATTATTTTGTTTCTAAGAAATCTTAATGCTTCTGTTTGAGCCATTGTCTCTTCTTTTGCTAATAGATTTTTGATAACTTCGTAATAGGGACTTAAAAGAGTCAAAATTTCGTGCTCGCTATCAATCCGAATTACGCTCCTTAAAGTATGCATGGAGATCTTTGAGGTATAAGGAATTAGCATTGATTCAATTAATTCTTCGTCATAATCAAATACACTTGCTGCAGAACTTGTAAAACAATTGGCGATGTCCACTTCAGTTCTAATAAGTTGGTCAACATTCTTTCTGTCCCCAGATGGTATTCTTTTTAGATTTTCAAATAGCATGTTATAATATATCTTTCTAAGTCCGAATTCTATCGGCAAAAAACTGTCGTATTTTTTATACCAATCAAGGCTATCTTTCACTCTTCCATAAGGAGTGTTCCTAAGTGCTGCAATAGCATCTTCTAAGCTCTCAGCTTCACCAATTGCATCGAAATTTATTTTTGTAAAATCTTTGATAGGATACAGAATATCATCGAAAGGTTGATTTGTAGTTTTTATAATCTTACTTCTAAGAATTCTTATAATATTTTGAATTTCAAATTTCCGTTGAAAAGATATTAAAAATTCTCTAATGTCATCTGTGGAGATTTTTGATAGAAAATTGTATCTTTCAACCAGAACCTTACCATAGATCTCCTCAAATGAGGAATCAACACCTTTGTCCTGTTCTCTAAAATGCTTACCGTAATCCGTTGGAGTTAGAATGTCTTTTAACTCTTGGGAGTTCTTAGTGGCGGAAAGAGCATCGAGTATTTCATCACTCAATAAATGAGTCATCAAACCATGGCATCTTGTTGTAAGATATGTAGTCAAATCAGGATCTCCTTTTAATAATTAGTGTTCTGACTAACTTCGTCCTGATAATTTCCTCAAGCATATCCTCGTCTATTCTATCTTCTATGTATTTGATTACTTCATTATAATCTGGAATTACTATCTTCTCTAGTGCATTTACTTTGCGATTGGTCTTTTCAAGGTCCTCAGCAATTCTTTCGATACGCATTTCTAATTCAGTGACCTTTAGAAGATTCTCAAGCAAATTCTCAAAATCATGGGCAGCTGATCTGATTATGGATCCATATTTGTTTTTGAAGGAGGGCTTATCTGTTATTTTTAGAAATGGGACTAGAATTCCCATTACGCTTATTGGCATTACATCTATTCCAAGCATTTTACCAGCTGATGTTCTATGAGATTTTATTTCTTGAGAACCCACTGAACCATGTACTATCAATAGCTTTTGAAATGCTTTTTCGAATTCTTTTTCAAGTTCGCTTCTTTTTACTCCCAATAAGTCTAGGCTTAAACGTAGTTCTCTGGCAAGTTCATCTCTTTTCATTTCAAGAAGCTTGTAACCTTCTTCAATGAACTTTACCCTTTTTCTTAGATCTAACAAGAATCCCCTTGTTAGCTTAACACCGGCTCCAAGTACAGAAGACATTCCAGTAAAATTCCCCGATACTAATCAGTTGCTTCCATCTTTGAAAGATATTTCTTTATGTAGTCCTCTCTGATTCTAATCAAGTCATCTTCAGGTAACATTGACAATAATTCCCAAGCTATCTCTAAAGTTCTTTCAAGAGGCCTATTCTCATAGACTCCCTGGTTGACGAATCTACTCTCAAACTCTTCAGCAAAACGCAAATATTTTCGCTCTCTCTCGCTAAGTCCAACTTCTCCAATGATCCTTACCAAACCTCTAGCTTTTACTCCTTCTGCGTAAGACATGTACAATTGATTAGAGACTTCTGCATGATCTTCTCTAGTTTTACCGACACCAATTCCATCCTTCATAAGTCTAGATAGCGATGGGAGTACATTAATTGGCGGGTAGATACCTCTAAAGTACAAGTCACGATCAAAGATAAGCTGCCCTTCGGTTATGTAACCGCTTAAGTCAGGTATAGGATGGGTAATATCTCCTCCTGGCATAGTCAATATTGGCATTAAAGTAACTGAGCCTTTTTTACCCTTAATCTTTCCAGCTCTCTCATAAATTGTTGCCAAGTCTGTATAAAGATAACCAGGATATCCTTTTCGAGTTGGTACCTCCTCTTTAGCTACCGATATTGAACGTAGAGCTTCGCCGTAATTTGTCAAGTCTGTCAATATTGTTAAGATGTGTATATCCAAATCAAATGCTAAATATTCTGCTATAGTCTGCGCTATTCGTGGAGCGACTATCCTTTCAATAATCGGATCGTCTGCCAGATTTAGAATCATTACAGCTCTTTCCAAAGCTCCAGTTTTTTCAAATTCTCTTCTGAAGAATTCATATTCTTCATTTTTAATTCCCATAGCACAGAATACTACGGCAAATTCCTCCTCTTTTCCAAGAACAGTCGCTTGTCTTGCAACTTGAGCTGCTGCGATATTATGGGGCAATCCCGCCTCAGAAAAGAAAGGTAGCTTCTGTCCTCTTACCAGAGAATTCATCGTATCTATAGTTGAAATGCCTGTTTGAATGAACTCGCTTGGTGGTTCTCTTGCAGCCGGATTGAGTACTGAACCAAAGATCTCCCTCCGTTCTGCACCAAATGGCTCAGGCATATGATCAAGCGGTCTGAAACTACCGCTGAATACTCTTCCAATAAGATCTTCTGATAAAGCAATTTGAATAACTTCACCAGTGAATCTAACAGAAACATTAAGCTCAAGTCCCTCGGTCCTACCAAAAACTTGAACAACAGCCTTATCGCTGAATGTATCGAGAACGTTTCCGATCATTTCAGTACCATCGGCCAGTTTAATTTCAACTAGCTCATCATAAGCTGCTCCTTTTACACCCTCGACCACAAGCAGGGGCCCGCGTATTTCACTGGTAGTCTTATATATCAATCCAGATTTTTCAGACAAATTATTTTTTCCTCCTATACGGTTAGCTCATATTGTTTTGCTAAATCATTTACTTCAGAATTAGCTCTCTCCATTGTTTTGTCAATCCATTCGAGTCCCTTTCTTTCCTTTAGACGCATTATTTCAACTACAGTAGGCAAGTCTCTGATCTTGTCTATAGGTATCCCAGCTTTAACAAGAGGTTCTATTGATCCATGGAATTCTATTAAAGATCTGAGCATCTTAGCTTGTTTCTCAGGTTCACAAAAAGTATCCACTTCATGGAAAGCGCTCTGAACTAAGAAGCCTTCTCTGATCATCTCAGATACAAGAAGTACTAAGCGCTGTTCATCTGGTAAGGCTTTCTCACCAATAATCCTCGCTGTCTCCTCAATTTTTGAAGCTTCTTCAAGTAGAGCAAGAGCTTTATCTCTAAATTTGAGC from the Candidatus Bathyarchaeota archaeon genome contains:
- a CDS encoding Zn-ribbon domain-containing OB-fold protein is translated as MMAKNQVNKDPSTVGGDLEEFVRDENGNIYPTIENFYRFCSERKLMGIKCKECGIIIVPPRMNCSKCDSSHFDWVNLEGKGKLLTYSVVHIAPTDFQAIAPYIVGIVELEEGQKLPGIVKLKEIEDIKIGMDLVVDFEKASTESWVGNTRYYFKQP
- a CDS encoding V-type ATPase subunit — its product is MTTYLTTRCHGLMTHLLSDEILDALSATKNSQELKDILTPTDYGKHFREQDKGVDSSFEEIYGKVLVERYNFLSKISTDDIREFLISFQRKFEIQNIIRILRSKIIKTTNQPFDDILYPIKDFTKINFDAIGEAESLEDAIAALRNTPYGRVKDSLDWYKKYDSFLPIEFGLRKIYYNMLFENLKRIPSGDRKNVDQLIRTEVDIANCFTSSAASVFDYDEELIESMLIPYTSKISMHTLRSVIRIDSEHEILTLLSPYYEVIKNLLAKEETMAQTEALRFLRNKIIKQKILESMNFTYVLCYLYLCEFEFRDLTFITLAVQHNVKPDDYLIYKK
- a CDS encoding thiolase domain-containing protein, with translation MQSPLASIVSVGLSKFGKLEGFSLREIFAMAAKEAFDNCPNLNVKKDIKALFIGHMIEGSEHQGQTGPLACDWIGLPEIPSFRFESACASSGSALRNGIFAIMSGLFDIVIVGGVERLTHLAVSEATEYLASSADYAFEQWHGFTFPALFASIARAHMHKYGTKEEHLAMVAVKNHSHGAKNPKAHIQKEVSIDKVMESRVVASPLKLYDCSLISDGASCLVLTNPKIARKFTDSPVNIIGSGQAGDTIGIYEREDLTTLDASARAAAQAYKMAGVKPEEINLAEVHDCFTIAEILAYEALGFCKRGDGKNLIEEKDTCIDGCIPVNTSGGLKSKGHPVGATGTAQACEIFLQLTNQADKRQVSKAELGLSHNMGGTGSTAIVHIYKRG
- a CDS encoding V-type ATP synthase subunit D, producing the protein MSSVLGAGVKLTRGFLLDLRKRVKFIEEGYKLLEMKRDELARELRLSLDLLGVKRSELEKEFEKAFQKLLIVHGSVGSQEIKSHRTSAGKMLGIDVMPISVMGILVPFLKITDKPSFKNKYGSIIRSAAHDFENLLENLLKVTELEMRIERIAEDLEKTNRKVNALEKIVIPDYNEVIKYIEDRIDEDMLEEIIRTKLVRTLIIKRRS
- a CDS encoding V-type ATP synthase subunit B yields the protein MSEKSGLIYKTTSEIRGPLLVVEGVKGAAYDELVEIKLADGTEMIGNVLDTFSDKAVVQVFGRTEGLELNVSVRFTGEVIQIALSEDLIGRVFSGSFRPLDHMPEPFGAERREIFGSVLNPAAREPPSEFIQTGISTIDTMNSLVRGQKLPFFSEAGLPHNIAAAQVARQATVLGKEEEFAVVFCAMGIKNEEYEFFRREFEKTGALERAVMILNLADDPIIERIVAPRIAQTIAEYLAFDLDIHILTILTDLTNYGEALRSISVAKEEVPTRKGYPGYLYTDLATIYERAGKIKGKKGSVTLMPILTMPGGDITHPIPDLSGYITEGQLIFDRDLYFRGIYPPINVLPSLSRLMKDGIGVGKTREDHAEVSNQLYMSYAEGVKARGLVRIIGEVGLSERERKYLRFAEEFESRFVNQGVYENRPLERTLEIAWELLSMLPEDDLIRIREDYIKKYLSKMEATD
- a CDS encoding ATP synthase subunit C, coding for MSTIRLLVLITVLSLMMGTFIASTYAAEEEGEGTAQQDQFMAMAIAVGLSSIGAGYAVAGTGAAATASITEKPELFGRTIVYVGMAEGIAIYGLLIAFLIWISA